One genomic window of Danio rerio strain Tuebingen ecotype United States chromosome 24, GRCz12tu, whole genome shotgun sequence includes the following:
- the ifnu gene encoding uncharacterized protein ifnu: MAWIRIVIIISMFISFLQAHKECTRHIKWGHLIQTLNSMGTAISHNCAFDYDEASLCDPRHLLNTMDQTADSLIHIVKKAEHMYMENPDPKTFIEALQHTHHSLSHCVSHSVGVENESVSTCFNKLEDFLKKKFHSTCAWEIINSKVREILQRLEKRSVRRRR, translated from the exons ATGGCCTGGATTAgaatcgtcatcatcatcagtaTGTTCATCTCATTTCTGCAAGCGCATAAGGAGTGCACCAGACACATCAAATGGGGACATCTCATTCAAACTTTAAATTCAATG GGCACGGCGATATCTCACAACTGTGCGTTTGACTATGATGAAGCCAGTCTGTGTGATCCACGACACCTCCTCAATACG ATGGATCAAACTGCAGACTCCCTCATCCATATTGTCAAGAAAGCAGAACACATGTACATGGAGAATCCAGATCCCAAGACGTTCATTGAAGCCCTTCAGCACACACATCACAGCCTGAGCCACTGT GTTTCTCACTCGGTCGGTGTTGAAAATGAGTCTGTGAGCACATGCTTCAACAAATTAGAAGATTTTCTTAAAAAGAAG ttcCACTCAACATGTGCATGGGAAATCATTAATTCAAAAGTGCGAGAGATTCTCCAGCGGCTGGAGAAACGCTCTGTCAGACGGCGACGTTAA